The DNA segment TCAGAGAattctattttttaatattatatcaaaGCGATTTTATTTAGTTACTATGTACAGGATATGAATAGTTCATTCATGAAGCAAGATATGTTTTAGAGTTCATATGATTCCCTAAGTATTGGTTTTGATGTGCACCTTCTATATAcatttaaaggggcactagctacgagatatataaaaagtctaaaatatgaattttttggtttaatcattaacgaaagtgaaatagtgaaataatataTCGCTTTTAGTAGCCGGTatgattcaattttgtcaaaatatgctAAAAACATCGATGATGATGGGATTTTAATATTGATACTATACTACCATTGACTCTTATTcagatttatatgtttttacgTTTTTACCTAGTATACCTGTTTGTTTTGATCTCACGTGGTTCAtgattgttgtcaatataatggaatgtaATGCGACTGTTattcaagtgagaggtttggctagctttaaaccaggtttaatccaccatccCAACATTAGAAAATACCGATATCAATTTCTCTTCGAGTTTTTATTATTCTACATTATCTTTCGAATATTTAAGTAGTCACGCTCATTCCCCTCGATTAATTCAGTTACACAGTTACTGAGAAATCTGGTTTTATTGCAGTTTTGTTGAACATATGATTTAGTTTTCTAAATTTGTTTGTAAGAACATTTACTTGAACACTCGTTATCTTATTAGGTGAAGGGAGATCAATTACTtcatcaaccaatcaaaaccttgacctataatttatcttttatcacattcaaaatcatgtatcacatgcatatatatcatatcaaggttttattttgataaattataaattaactttgaAAAGGATTTCTTAAttctataaaaacaagaaacacaacactattttttattcatgggAACAGCTCTTCATACCATTAAGTTGTTTTTAGTCCATCTTTAATCGACAGAAAAAAttcttaaatcaaataaatcaacacCAAACAGCATCCAACTTTTATctttgttaaatgttttgtattaaCACATTAAAAATCACACACACATTTCAAAATTCTTTCATGTCATGTCTACCAAAATAAGTAACAAAATAACTTGAAAATAGCTACTAGTAATCTTTTAATTTGTAGGCGAATACATTATGCCCCCTCATTTCGCCTATTAACATATTATGATAGCGCTTTACAGAATGAATATTGTACAGAGGGGGAAAAATCTGGGATACAAAGTCAAACAGAGGGAAAACATAAAAGATAAGTggaaacaaaggaacaacaggaacactgaagtgcatCAAAACTAACGCCATTCTACATATAAACGAAATATTTGGACATTAAACGACTGGCTTGACAAAACGAATTGGTTTATCAATGCGATGTATCGGTTTCTCAAATCTCTGTACGACATGTTTTTGTGGTCTTTTATCTTGGAATATCAGAACAGTCGTATGATCTGTAATTGTACCGGTTACATTCTTTTGCTTATTGTTCAATTTTTACTGAGTGTGAAGCCTAGTAGACAGTACTGACATGAAAATACAGatattgtgttattaaaatttgtgcTTACAAAATGTTGTAAATCAAGGAATCTATCTCCTTCATGCAAAGTTCTGTTTCATTGTCTGGTTTGGCTATCAATAGCTCATTACATTTTCAATAAGTTTTGGATCTTAAAATATTTGGTCTAGATAATAACTCAAGTGTAATTCATTGTCGAAATGCGAATCTGGTGTAGAAAACTTGGTACTGTTATGATATTACTTTCACTTGGTAGATACCTCTACTTGGGGACTGTTAATTCACAACGGTATCATTACCTTGTAGCCAATAATGGATGCCGCCGACATGAAAATACGGATAATAAGCTGTTATGATTttctaattcatttttatatatcttaatcATGGAAAGAAGCTCTGATTCATTGCATGTTTTGAATATACTTTTTGCCCCCCTTTGGGTTATAAGCTCTTCATATGTTTTATTAAGTCTTGtattttcaaatagtttggaCTAGAGCATCATTGATGAGTCGTTTGTTTTCGAattgcgcatctggtgcaggaacaTTGGTATCGTTAATGTAATTACTactactgggtcgatacctctgctggtgttCTGTTGGTCCGAGAGGGTATTACCAGCGCAGTAGCGAGTACATTTGTAATTAAGTACTGgcatgaaaaaaatagaaaaaatagttttatattacttttaaaataaaggaatatatCGCCATCATGCATATAGTCTTTGATTCCATGTCcggtttttatgtgtttttttttaacttatttaaactttttttttacgcgtttttgtctttgtttggtttataagctcttcatatgtattaaatagctagttttgaattttctaatGTTTTAGCCATGAGCATCACTATATATACTTTTATGGTCGAAATGCGCATTCGGTGCAGAACAAATAGTACCGTTAATATTATAAGCATCGCAGGAGATGCATGCACAACAGGAGATGCTTGACTTGTGGACGCAACTGGTCTCACTGTTTTGGGAATTCATGTGGtttgaacatcggtaaactACTATCGCCTTAATTGTCTGCTGATTTCTAAAAACTCCCTTGAAAGTCTAACATGACTGAAAAGAAGTTTGATGTACTGTTACTGATATTCTGTTCAGCCCTTGATAAAGCACTAAAGTGAAACATTACTAATTATGAAATAAACTAATTCTTAACGACAGAGATTTCCTCGCTAGTATCCTTAGTGTCTCGAAACCCAACATCATTTACTATAATCACATTTTATGAAGGAAGATGAGATCATCAGCAAATtcgaaatattttaaacaattccaTTACAATTTCTCTAGACACGGAGAAAAACTGGCAGATAGAATTCCATATTGAAAGTTATACTCACAACCATCTAGTCAGTAGAACATGCATTGTAGCATTctagaaaagagggacgaaagataccagagggacagtcaaactcataaatcgaaaataaactgacaacgccatggctaaaaatgaaaaggacaaacagacaaacaatagtacacacgacacaacaaaGAAGAATacataaagaataaacaacaagaaccctgtcaaaaacaaggggtgatctcatgtgctccggaagggtaagcagatcctgctcgaCATGTGGCACCCAGATAATGTAGCAGATCGCACCAACAAAGATACGAATGAGAAAAAACTTATAAAGTAAgtttcttaaaatcaaaaaatgttagtACCATCAAGAAGTTTCCAGGTAAACCAAAAGTTCAGTTTATTTCACataattaaaacttaaatagaaaattaaacattaaattttggAAGCAATGAACGGCTTCTATAATATCATGCGTAGGCTAGCATCTATTATAACAGACTTTGACACAAGATGCTgatttaaaagagggacaaaagataccagaaggagagtcaaattcatagatagaaaataaactgacaacaccatgacttaaaataaaaagacaaacagacagttaatagtacagaaaacaaaacatagaaaactaaagacttagcaacacgaaccccaccaacaaAATATGATGAGGACAATATAATTACTATAAATAATAGAAGAGATTAGTATCATACGcgttttcagtatttttgtgattttactttttagtgtcAAATTTATCTTTAGCTGCAAAAATTAATGAACAGATACCACTGGCGTTGGTGGAGATATAAAACTTTTGAGTATTAAGGAATGGtttattaattttcatcaaTTACATATGATGCTAAACATTAAAATATCGTTGAGGAAACAATAcagttttaaattgattattcAGCAAACGGAATACGGGGCGAGTGCTATAAACTATTCACGGTTTGACAGAAATTATgcagaatattttgtttaaaggaTGTATATGACATTATGTAGGAAATGAAAGAGACTGCCTGGGAAAATTAAAGGCTATCCAACAAGAACCCCAACACAAAACTTTGGTGCTAAAAATACTGCTCCAATTGTGACAACTGTCAAGTTGTCCAATGTTTGTacaaattaggtaaaaaaataaaaaagactcatcagaaTGATATCAGAATCGAGGTCTCAAAATTGTGGTTCTAATATTTGAAGAACAACTGTGGCGATCTTTGACACATATATTCTATAACGGTCATTTATCTTTTCTAAGAATGAACGAAAATATAAATTAGCAAATAATTCGATATATCTTTTGTGGATAGAATGTAGTGACCCTTTTGTATTGATGTTTTTATATGCATCAACCTATGTCATATCTTTTTGAATATAGAAAGAGCCATTTTCTTATAGTTTTTGTCGCCTGCCAAAGAAaagatcacggaaaataattcaAGCCATTCGTTTTAAGCATTTATAGATATAGGGAGATGTGaggtgagtgccaatgagacaactctccatccaaagcATTCATATAGTAATCGTCAAATGCGCGACGAagaaatatatctatttttggAGTGAAAATAAGAACAGCTAAACACTTTCTTAGTTATTCAGAatcataacaaattttaaaacaaacataaaagacTTTCGCAAAAATATAATTAGCCCTTAAAAACGAGACACAGTTCTGAAAGATTGTCCATAGTATTACATGTGGAACATAAACAAAAGTTgtaacgaaaaaacaaatacatcgttCGTTGCGCTTACTCGATAATTAGATTCATACTGTTTCTTGTAGCTGATATCTTTCAGTGTCAATCACAAATAACCATGATAATCGCTGGAGTCAATCACAGAGCATTGCATGttgataatatatacaaaatccTTGACAAAGATTTATCTAAAAATGCTTGCCTTGACTTTTTGAACTTTCCCCTTGATCATATTGTATTTACCTAGTTAACGATATCATTATCTTAATTTTGTCATTGGTAGTATTTTTATTATCTCTGGTTCACTGTTCAAACGTTTTCTGATCTGATTTAAACATGGGACTAATATATGGGGCAAAAACGAGAACAATTATTGcataaaatcttttatttcaaaatgcacTACCCGTAATTAAATTGGTGCTCTAGAATCATAGTACAACTGATGTCActtttgaataacaaaataatatctattttaaagCATGCAATAACAGAAAGTTTGCGTGCagtgatgttttattttacactaTTGtgaataaaactgtaaataagGGCAGTAATGTTTCAAGCTTAGCTCTAAAATAACATGATATTTTGAATGATTACTGGTGAATATTATCTTTCgtaaaaaaataccttgacTCGCAAACTCGtgcaatacaaaaatattctctaaCTATATCCATgcaataaaatgatttaaagaacTGTCATTAAGTGATTCAGATTTGATCATCACTAGACATGCTATTATTAGTGTTCTGTTAGGTAAGAATGCGACATTTGGTTGAGAATAAAGAAGTCGTGCATTTGTATATCACTACCAGTTTCCTCTGTTCAAAGAATGAAATAATAACTTGGCTGtgataaaagtcaaaatttatgCAAAAAACCAACACTAACACTTATCTCAAAACAAGCTTACTTAGGTAAAATAACTATGCAATATTAGTTTACATAATGACAAAGcattacttttatattataaaaaaaataagttgcgGTAtcattggcaatgagacaactcctcATCATATCACGTAGAAGGTAATTATAGGGCATGTCAGTTTATGATATAGTAATGCGGTCACTATCAAAAGTAAGATaccaaatacatataaaagtgAATCTCCACATTATAAATTCACTTCATTCTGTTCAGTGATAGAACAGAACTGGttaaaatacattattaaatGGTGAACTTCGTTACTTTTGCCTTGGCGGCCGTCTTTATTGGCTTTTCAAGTTCTTTAGAAGATGATTTTAGCCGACTCTTTTATGACAACAAGGAAACGTTCGTAGATAAACGGATAGTTTTTGAAAATCCATTACCGAAATGGCTACGTGGTTCACTGGtaagatattttcaatttcttgaATAAATCATTGGTATCCATCCTAATACTGAAAAAATTGCACATTGCACATCAACCTATATATATCTCAATAATTAAAGACCTACATTTCAAAtaagtattttgaaatttatgatctttcaatgtatttttcaagcagtttaacataaaaaatcacgagacatatttttttcaaatgctttACTCTTAAAAAACAAGCAGACACACACACATACTTGTtatgtatagaaaaaaatgaactgtCCCAGATGAAAAAGAtgtcatttacaaaaatgttatcattttgAATTTCAGTTGCTAACATCATAGCTTTACAAGAGCCagtttaaataaatcaatatttgcCCTGCTATAAAAATCATGCCTTTATACAGTCAAATATAGTCACTTCAATTTAAAGCGGAAGGTTTAGTAAAAGGCTTCTCATTCATATTGAGAAGAACTTCTGTGAAGTTTGCATTTAGTGAATATAGAAACAAGCTGCAGAGAAGGCGAACACAGTTGGGgttcattaaaaacaattagTAATGGAGATGagcatattatatttatttcagagGTAAACTAatatgtaaacttttgtattcaAAAGCGAAATTACTTTATGATACGCTgcaaattattatttagttataaaaacatTCAGTGTTTTCACGTCGATCACGAactatattttcattaatattatttacaGGTACGAACCGGTCCCGGGATGTTTGGAAATGGACCAAGAAATTTTACACATGCTTTTGATGGTTTTTCAAAGATTCACAGTTGGAAATTCTATGGAAATGGTTCAGCATCTTTTTCAACGAATTTTGTGCGTTCATCTGTCTATAACAAttccataaaaataaacaatattgacAATTACTTAACTTTCGAGAAGCCtattccaccattttctttAATGCAAGAGGAACTTGGGCTCTTGAAGGGAATGGATAATATGAATATCAACGTTTATCGATTTTTGAATTCAGGTACGGGACAATATGAATATGCAACTTTATCAGATACATGGAAAATGTACCAAATAGACCCACTTACGGTTGGAACCATTTCACCTGTAAATGCAATGAAACCATCAGTTCCACAAGACTTCGTTAGTTTGATGTCGTCCGCCCATCCAGTTCCGGAGTACGGCACAGGACACCATTTTACCTTTTTAACCAGCGTTAGTGTTCTTCCTGGAGTTCAGAGTCGATTATCACTCATGCGAATAAAATCTACACATGAAAGGGAATTAGTTGCACAATGGGGAGTTGACAAGGCACCTTATATGCATTCTTTTTCTGTTACTCAAAATTACGTCATTCTGCTTGCTGCACCGTATTTTGTGAATGTAGAGTGGATGTTGAAAAATGCAGATGCCTATTCTGGGCTCCAATGGTTTCCCAAAGAAAAAGCTAATTTTTACGTTATTGAGATAAAAACTGGTAAAGTAACTGCTATCTCCACACCAATAACTAACCCTACACATCATGCAAATGCTTACGAAGaagataacaaaattataattgatatatgCACAACTAAAGATCCATTTTTCGCCACAACTTTTGAGGTTGGTGTAATTAgagatgtaaacaaaagaaataaggCAGACTATACGCCACTCTTCAGTCGATATACTATAAACGTAGAATCAAAAACAGCCATAGAAACAAAATTTCCACCTAATTCGTCGTTTCCTTTTCTAACCTATTTCGATATTCCTGCTATCAATGAAAACTATAGACATAAAAagcattgttttgtttatggcgtttcatttaaaaaagactTCAAATCTTTCGCTAGAACTGCACTTTTGAAAAAAGACACTTGTGGAAAAAATAAGGACAATGCCTGGTCATTGGATGGGCATTTTCCAATGGAAATGTGGTTTGTTCCAAGACCAAACTCTACGGAAGAGGACGACGGTGTTCTACTCACTCCAGTTCTTGATGGAGCAAAGAAAGAAAGTTATCTGATGATACTCAATGCTACAACAATGACTGTGATGAATAGAGGTTACTTAAATACGTCACTTCCTTTCACCATTCATGGTCGCTTCTTTCCGGAtgttgtttaaatatcaaatgcatcaataacatttaaaaaatgactatttcACGACATTCCTTTGTCAACATGCGGGTATGTAGAGGCAAGTGAGCAACGTATCTGATATTTTTCACAGTCATCTAAACGTGAGTTTTGGAAAGTATGACTTGTTTATCAAACCGGAATGCATAAGAACACAAAGCTTCTGACTGATTTATTGTCTTGGTTAAAACTCAAGATTTGTTCTTGCTTCTATTATACATGTTCTAAACTATATTTTGTTATCGACTAGCACAGTCCTTGCCACCAGTGCCCCAATtgaaggtttaaaaaaaatatcatatattggCGACGTTTACAGTGAATTAATCGTTTAGAAGtctttttaaaactgtttgttcTCTGTTGTTAGTATATGACATAACATGTTatcaaatattgattaaaaGCTTTGTCTATATTTCATGAATTTGCTTTTCAATAAagatacatataatacatatatgtgTTGCTGAGACTCTTTCATTTtgcaataatattaaaacatttgactttctacgctttacacaagtattcccgATTTCAAACTTAAAGAcgaattgaaagagttggtctTGCttagtttcataaaaaaaagaatggtcAAAGTAGAAACAAGTGACTTGTGTTAGGCAGGGACAAAACCTACATTGTAATAATCACTATGATTCAAACAAAagattctctgaaactgacattaatAAGATGATTGATGTATCgaattacatcatatttggtACGTTTGAAGGATGTGTTTTTTTCCACAAATTATCGGCATTTCCATTGAAAAAACTGTGTCCCTCTTTTTGTCGACTTGTTCCTTTAATCacatgaggctgacttcatactgaaacttcttaggaagaaagtaAAGAAGGTATcagtatcctttaactttattttCGCTATcaagatgatgttctctcactaaataattcaaaatttggttacTATGTTGAACGTATCTATCACATCAAATTTGAGATCAAAGATACAAACGATAAGGTTAAGTctgtctcatatcttgacttacattaAGGGTTGATTTGAAACAAAACTTTACCAcgaaagagatgatttcaacttcccaattgtgaactgtatatttctatgtagcaacattcagGAAGCGCCTGCATACAGAGTATATATCGCcgattgatacgatattcccagACTggtattttctatcatgatttccttcaTAGAGAGTAGCGCTGCTCACAAGTAAGCTATTAACCCAAGAGTTCCAATGATTAAATCGTCCCTTTGCAAATTTAACAgacgccatcatgagttggttgagcgctatggaatatccgtttcacagatgatagcgGGTTTGGTTCTTATGCCTTAACTGTATTATCGTCCTCTTTTTACGAATGTTAGACTTATTACCGAGtttacttgtctatcccaaattcatgtatttggttttcatgttacatttgttattctcgtggtgttttgtctgatgattggtctgtttctgtgtgtgttgcgtttcggtgttgtgtcgttgttctcctcttatatttaatgcgtttcgctcggttttggtttgttaccccgattttgttttttgtccatggatttatgagttttgaacagcggtatactactgttgcctttatttatactaacAAACATAAgcaacaggatctgcttacccatcCGGATCATCTGAATTCACTTCAAATGTTttgtagggttcgtgttgcttagtcttaacttttcaaagttgtgttttgtgtgctattgtttgtcGGTTGGACTGTTGCGAGAGCCGAAAGCTATAGCAGTTAAATTTTCCACGCTTTTTTCTCAGTCTATAACtcataatactttttttcttcttgttcGTGTATCGTTTTGTTCTTTTTACTCCAAATAGTTAATTTAGTATACCAACCACTTACAAACATGAGACTTTAAAGATATGGAACCAATGAGTCGAAGAAAGACGGACAAAACccagacaa comes from the Mytilus trossulus isolate FHL-02 chromosome 3, PNRI_Mtr1.1.1.hap1, whole genome shotgun sequence genome and includes:
- the LOC134710898 gene encoding beta,beta-carotene 15,15'-dioxygenase-like is translated as MVNFVTFALAAVFIGFSSSLEDDFSRLFYDNKETFVDKRIVFENPLPKWLRGSLVRTGPGMFGNGPRNFTHAFDGFSKIHSWKFYGNGSASFSTNFVRSSVYNNSIKINNIDNYLTFEKPIPPFSLMQEELGLLKGMDNMNINVYRFLNSGTGQYEYATLSDTWKMYQIDPLTVGTISPVNAMKPSVPQDFVSLMSSAHPVPEYGTGHHFTFLTSVSVLPGVQSRLSLMRIKSTHERELVAQWGVDKAPYMHSFSVTQNYVILLAAPYFVNVEWMLKNADAYSGLQWFPKEKANFYVIEIKTGKVTAISTPITNPTHHANAYEEDNKIIIDICTTKDPFFATTFEVGVIRDVNKRNKADYTPLFSRYTINVESKTAIETKFPPNSSFPFLTYFDIPAINENYRHKKHCFVYGVSFKKDFKSFARTALLKKDTCGKNKDNAWSLDGHFPMEMWFVPRPNSTEEDDGVLLTPVLDGAKKESYLMILNATTMTVMNRGYLNTSLPFTIHGRFFPDVV